The proteins below are encoded in one region of Ostrinia nubilalis chromosome 3, ilOstNubi1.1, whole genome shotgun sequence:
- the LOC135087807 gene encoding MPN domain-containing protein CG4751: MDMQTSHLAAALMSGTIHSGSTQEAGTVQNLEVKESNTKPAKSSDTQSQKEAPEEEKEEMASGEDFSDEECETQPGSKSIPGRGVTLQMLLEEKMLEPGIAAMTIEYLGQKFVGDLQPDGKIKSHETETIFCSPSAWAIHCKRIINPDKRSGCGWASVKYKGKKLDTIKATYLRKKQLQRENMHSDEETEMEVESPPEPPPQRIVMKHNTVPNRMMQHDANMLIEAVSFSSVGKVQPFLVSVTSNACLVLDIHCHLKKEEVYGYLAGTWDLNSHNLLITHTFPCLINKNDTRPRVLVELEIQMEIEKLGLTLLGWYHSHPTNPAMPSLRDCDNQLEYQIRMRGPSEISYIPCIGVICSPYNPESPVLESSLTFFWVMPPPEQRPTEYPRPLLLQYNMIHDSHLSTHAMEQIKKSIKYYFNFADDNFVNFKDSFKPDISYLDKLKCTLTAKFPREQSDGLLWHFIRDELGCSSEQDDKMDLDALLAVPQPIPVSKPNQTTTVPNFPSVSTLQQMVSRPAGVPPINVSSGIGSSSPHKFETPQLNIPVLPSSTKSSKSSAPALPSGYPTGLDMLTSMALGLGTGNMPLSLGAPSLESLAAANSMLTGLTPSMSSSLAATLTGSKLPDPPSYAASLQNLTSSIGSYDKTSTSTSTSTSTGAPIPASIASNLMMSSADIANALFSASKYSSAGILGIPDPMSKSTLAANNMFLSPSLMKMQESLIKPLSSSSPIASKVGLDQSVLMKSPHDLLKGNKDYLPPDFGSVGKGKPESSPLDPMKLIETSTSGKESSKSEVLDTQATDFSMPSRVGGESFLNQMLELTKKTTMPDYMPDYNQPLKLSKTEELPPQSLPPSSHSYPNTSSIVDTIAQVAMGNFSKHDEPIDYGKEQDYMSPNKGSSTENEN, encoded by the exons ATGGACATGCAAACTTCACACTTGGCTGCGGCTTTGATGTCGGGTACGATCCACAGTGGGTCGACACAAGAAGCTGGTACAGTACAAAACCTCGAAGTAAAGGAATCTAATACGAAACCTGCAAAATCAAGTGATACTCAAAGTCAGAAAGAAGCTCCTGAAGAGGAAAAAGAAGAAATGGCTAGTGGCGAAGACTTTAGCGATGAG GAGTGTGAGACGCAGCCAGGCAGTAAGTCTATCCCTGGGAGGGGTGTCACTCTTCAGATGTTGTTAGAAGAAAAGATGTTAGAACCTGGCATAGCAGCAATGACTATTGAATACTTG GGCCAAAAATTTGTAGGGGACTTGCAACCAGATGGAAAGATTAAGTCACATGAAACTGAAACCATATTCTGTTCTCCATCTGCCTGGGCCATTCACTGTAAGAGGATTATCAATCCCGACAAGAGATCTGGCTGTGGGTGGGCCTCGGTCAAATATAAAGGCAAAAAGCTAGATACTATCAAAGCAACTTATTTGCGTAAGAAGCAGCTTCAAAGAGAGAATATGCACTCTGATG AGGAAACTGAAATGGAAGTAGAAAGCCCTCCAGAACCTCCACCACAACGGATTGTTATGAAACACAACACTGTGCCAAATAGAATGATGCAACA TGATGCAAATATGCTGATAGAAGCTGTATCATTTTCTTCTGTGGGAAAGGTACAACCATTTTTGGTATCAGTGACTTCTAATGCTTGTTTGGTACTGGATATTCATTGTCATTTGAAGAAAGAAGAAGTTTATGGATACTTAGCTGGAACTTGGGATCTCAATAGTCACA aTCTCTTGATAACACATACATTCCCCTgtctaattaataaaaacgACACAAGACCTAGGGTTTTGGTCGAATTAGAGATTCAAATGGAGATCGAAAAATTGGGACTTACTCTACTGGGGTGGTATCATTCCCATCCTACAAATCCAGCTATGCCAAGTCTCAGAGATTGTGACAATCAGTTGGAATATCAAATCAGGATGAGGGGCCCTTCAGAAATTTCATACATTCCttgtattggtgttatttgcT cTCCTTATAATCCAGAGAGTCCAGTTTTGGAGTCATCGTTAACCTTCTTTTGGGTTATGCCGCCGCCTGAACAACGCCCGACGGAGTACCCTCGACCACTCCTACTGCAGTATAATATGATACACGACAGTCATCTGTCCACCCATGCCATGGAACAGATAAAGAAAAGCattaaatattacttcaatTTCGCGGATGACAACTTTGTAAATTTCAAAGATAGCTTCAAACCTGATATCTCATActtggacaaattaaaatgcacTTTAACTGCTAAGTTTCCTAGGGAGCAAAGTGATGGTTTGCTATGGCATTTCATTCGTGATGAGTTAGGATGTTCATCAGAGCAAGACGACAAAATGGATTTGGATGCACTTCTGGCTGTTCCTCAACCAATACCGGTGTCGAAGCCCAATCAGACTACGACTGTGCCTAACTTCCCTTCTGTCAGCACTCTGCAGCAAATGGTCAGTAGACCAGCTGGAGTGCCTCCTATCAACGTGTCTTCAGGCATTGGTTCTAGCTCGCCTCATAAATTCGAAACTCCACAGTTGAATATTCCCGTGCTCCCATCTTCCACGAAGTCTTCGAAATCCTCGGCACCTGCTCTTCCCTCTGGCTATCCTACTGGTTTAGATATGCTTACAAGCATGGCGTTAGGTTTGGGTACAGGAAATATGCCGTTATCTCTCGGTGCGCCTAGTTTAGAAAGTTTGGCGGCAGCTAATAGCATGTTGACGGGTTTAACTCCGTCTATGTCGTCTAGTTTGGCAGCTACTTTGACGGGTAGTAAGCTTCCCGACCCACCTTCCTACGCAGCGTCACTGCAGAATTTAACGAGCAGCATTGGGAGCTACGATAAAACTTCCACTAGTACCTCAACAAGTACCTCCACAGGTGCTCCAATCCCTGCCAGTATAGCATCGAATCTCATGATGAGCTCAGCAGATATTGCTAATGCCTTATTCTCGGCAAGTAAATACTCCAGTGCCGGCATTTTAGGCATACCCGACCCAATGTCGAAGTCAACCTTAGCTGCTAATAACATGTTCTTATCTCCATCCCTGATGAAAATGCAGGAGTCTCTCATAAAACCGTTGTCAAGTAGCAGTCCTATTGCTTCGAAAGTGGGCTTGGATCAAAGTGTATTGATGAAATCACCTCACGATTTATTGAAGGGGAATAAAGATTATCTTCCTCCTGATTTTGGGAGTGTTGGCAAAGGGAAACCTGAGAGTTCTCCTTTAGATCCGATGAAGCTCATTGAAACAAGTACATCGGGCAAGGAGTCTTCCAAATCGGAAGTCTTAGATACTCAAGCCACCGATTTTAGTATGCCTTCACGTGTGGGAGGCGAGTCGTTTTTGAATCAGATGTTGGAACTCACCAAGAAAACGACAATGCCAGATTATATGCCAGATTACAATCAACCTTTGAAGCTATCTAAGACCGAAGAACTACCTCCGCAATCATTGCCTCCTTCTAGTCATTCTTATCCGAACACTTCAAGCATTGTTGATACCATTGCCCAAGTGGCTATGGGCAATTTTTCCAAACATGATGAGCCAATTGATTATGGCAAAGAACAAGACTATATGAGTCCCAATAAAGGTTCAAGTACTGAAAATGAAAACTAA
- the LOC135087809 gene encoding ras-related protein Rab-30, with translation MAVVKTPVLKVILCGEYGVGKSSLFRRFINNTFIPNSDRRSTLGLDHFEKVYQVGDKDVKLQLWDTGGMERIASVTSSYYKFAEAAILVFSLDNSSSFHVLSQHLLDIVTYAENAKIFLCGNKSDLEGSAPQVTDADIESFCEQCHNLINTTYKTSCKTGKGVEEMFSDIALQLVETNRSRMELQTLDHNSFKISNPDPPEEPSCSC, from the exons ATGGCCGTAGTTAAAACGCCTGTGCTCAAAGTGATATTATGTGGTGAATACGGTGTTGGTAAAAGTTCCTTGTTTCGACGTTTTATCAATAACACATTTATACCCAACTCAGATAGACGATCAACATTGGGATTAGATCATTTTGAAAAAGTATATCAAGTGGGAGACAAAGATGTCAAG TTACAGTTATGGGATACCGGAGGCATGGAACGAATCGCTTCAGTTACATCAAGCTATTACAAGTTTGCTGAGGCAGCTATCCTAGTTTTTTCTTTGGATAATTCTTCATCCTTCCATGTGTTAAGCCAGCATTTGCTGGACATCGTGACATATGCAGAGaatgccaaaatatttttatgtggaAACAAGTCTGATTTAGAAGGTTCTGCACCGCAAGTGACTGATGCTGATATTGAATCTTTCTG TGAGCAATGCCATAATCTCATCAATACTACATACAAGACATCTTGCAAAACTGGCAAAGGGGTTGAAGAGATGTTTTCAGACATTGCTTTACAACTGGTGGAGACCAATAGGTCAAGGATGGAACTGCAGACTTTGGATCACAACAGCTTCAAAATATCCAACCCTGATCCACCCGAGGAACCATCATGCAGCTGTTGA
- the LOC135087808 gene encoding cysteine desulfurase, mitochondrial, whose translation MFRITRKIIPTLNKTLLSRSSVKDNGKLVLFQVQRPFSAKGDEKFSIKTEDVGRPLYFDAQATTPMDPRVLDAMLPYLVSYHGNPHSRTHAYGWESEAAVEKAREQVADLIGADPKEIIFTSGATESNNISVKGVARFYAPRKKHVVTTQIEHKCVLDSCRALEGEGFKITYLPVGTNGIIDLKELESSLTPETSLVSIMMVNNEIGIKQPVEEIGAICRSKKVFFHTDAAQAMGKIPINVNKMNIDLMSISGHKVYGPKGVGALYIRRRPRVRVEPIQSGGGQERGLRSGTVPTPLVVGLGAACELAGKEMAYDHAWMEKLSQRFLDKIYSKLTHVIRNGDPNHTYPGCINLSFAYVEGESLLMALKDIALSSGSACTSASLEPSYVLRAIGADEDLAHSSIRFGLGRFTTVAEVDYTAEKTIKHVERLREMSPLWEMVQEGIDIKNIQWSQH comes from the exons ATGTTTCGTATTACGAGAAAAATTATTCCTACTTTGAATAAAACATTGTTATCAAGATCTTCAGTGAAGGATAATGGGAAATTGGTATTATTTCAAGTACAAAGACCATTTTCTGCTAAAG GGGACGAgaaattttcaataaaaacaGAGGATGTCGGCCGCCCATTGTACTTTGATGCTCAAGCTACAACGCCTATG GATCCTAGAGTACTTGATGCTATGCTACCGTATCTTGTGAGCTATCATGGCAATCCACACTCTAGAACTCATGCTTACGGCTGGGAAAGTGAAGCTGCTGTTGAGAAAGCCAGAGAACAAGTTGCAGACTTAATTGGAGCTGATCCAAAAGAAATCATCTTCACGTCTGGTGCCACCGAATCCAATAACATTTCCGTTAAAGGAGTTGCCAGATTTTATGCTCCTAGGAAGAAGCATGTTGTAACCACACAAATT GAACACAAATGTGTATTAGATTCTTGCCGTGCTTTGGAAGGGGAAGGGTTCAAGATAACATACCTACCAGTGGGCACAAATGGAATAATTGATTTGAAAGAACTGGAAAGTTCTCTAACACCTGAAACTAGCCTCGTTTCCATCATGATGGTCAATAATGAAATTG GTATAAAACAGCCAGTTGAAGAAATAGGTGCCATTTGCAGAAGTAAGAAAGTATTCTTCCACACTGATGCAGCTCAAGCAATGGGCAAAATACCCATAAATGTGAACAAAATGAATATAGATTTGATGTCAATTTCTGGACACAAGGTTTATGGTCCCAAAGGTGTGGGTGCACTGTACATTAGACGCAGACCTAGAGTGCGAGTAGAGCCAATTCAAAGTGGTGGAGGACAAGAAAGAGGCCTGAGGAGTGGTACAGTTCCAACCCCATTGGTTGTTGGATTAG GTGCTGCTTGTGAGCTTGCTGGAAAAGAAATGGCGTATGACCATGCATGGATGGAGAAGTTGTCTCAAAGGTTCTTGGATAAAATATACTCAAAGCTGACACATGTGATCAGGAATGGAGATCCTAATCATACTTATCCAGGGTGTATCAACTTATCATTTGCATATGTTGAGG GCGAATCACTATTGATGGCGTTGAAGGATATCGCACTTTCTAGTGGATCAGCATGCACATCTGCTTCCTTGGAGCCATCGTATGTGTTGAGGGCAATTGGCGCTGACGAAGACTTAGCACACAGTTCAATAAG ATTTGGTCTTGGTAGATTTACCACAGTTGCAGAAGTCGATTATACAGCAGAAAAAACTATTAAGCATGTAGAAAGATTACGGGAAATGAGTCCTCTGTGGGAAATGGTACAGGAAGGCattgacataaaaaatattcaatggTCTCAACACTAA
- the LOC135088293 gene encoding negative elongation factor E has protein sequence MVYLHFPSNLTEEELMLQAKYQKLKKKKKALQALKAPKQEPEKPVLPKRPTEARDAREIARKLIKSGAIQAIKSPPPQPQNATFKRPRAGRERKLSGSASAAGGVASYQPFSASQEPPPPEEKAAPRVKYLYDSFVTAREKEEQASKTPRSHGNNSDSPAPAGLKNCTLQVTGARITEEVMRRRLATFEPFTYTQEGDEEKVFLTFETIEIAGHAQTALEGTEEGWRVVPARRPPQTGGWTPAASPRNPPPPKDMKRTLLTYDDIFD, from the exons ATGGTTTACTTACACTTTCCTTCAAATTTAACAGAGGAAGAATTGATGCTACAAGCAAAATACCAGAAgctgaaaaagaagaaaaaagctTTGCAGGCATTAAAAGCACCTAAACAAGAGCCTGAGAAGCCTGTGTTGCCGAAACGGCCTACAGAAGCTCGTGACGCACGTGAAATTGCAAGGAAACTGATCAAAAGTGGAGCCATTCAGGCTATAAAGAGTCCACCTCCACAACCTCAAAATGCAACATTCAAGCGCCCACGAGCCG GACGAGAGCGCAAACTCAGTGGATCTGCTAGCGCAGCTGGTGGTGTAGCCTCTTATCAACCATTTAGTGCTTCTCAAGAACCCCCTCCTCCTGAAGAGAAAGCAGCCCCTCGAGTGAAATATTTGTACGATTCATTTGTGACAGCCAGAGAAAA GGAAGAGCAGGCAAGTAAAACTCCTCGCAGCCATGGCAATAATAGTGACAGTCCTGCTCCTGCAGGGCTCAAAAACTGCACATTGCAAGTCACGGGGGCCCGGATTACTGAAGAAGTCATGAGGCGTCGCTTGGCTACATTTGAGCCATTCACATACACACAGGAAGGAGATGAAGAGAA AGTTTTCTTAACATTTGAAACTATAGAGATAGCAGGGCATGCTCAAACAGCTTTAGAAGGGACTGAGGAAGGTTGGAGAGTAGTCCCAGCTCGCAGGCCGCCTCAAACTGGAGGCTGGACCCCCGCTGCATCTCCCcgcaacccaccaccacccaagGACATGAAGCGCACATTACTGACTTATGATGacatttttgattga
- the LOC135087810 gene encoding 3,4-dihydroxyphenylacetaldehyde synthase-like, producing MDSQQFREFGKAAIDLVADYIDNIRERDVLPSIEPGYLIDILPENAPEEPGDWKDVIKDFNQIIMPGVTHWHSPRFHAFYPTGASYASMVGNILSDGLGVIGFSWLSSPACTELEVVTMNWLGKMLGLPEEFLNCSPGRGGGIIQGSASEATLVGLLVAKEKTVQRLLKQNPSLDEGSIKAKLIAYTSDQCNSSVEKSGLLGSMTMRLLKSDADGRLRGDTLKKAFEEDLAQGLIPCYVVANLGTTGTCAFDPLYELGPICNEYDVWLHVDAAYAGAAFICPEYRHLMKGVELADSFDFNPHKWLLVNFDCSAMWVKDGLELIKTFDVQRIYLDDIKTDTKVPDYRHWQIPLGRRFRALKLWTVINIYGAEGLRKHIRNQIDLAQHFAKLVRSDDRFVIEPEPSMGLVCFRLKDGDKITKSLLENLTKKKKVFMVAGAFRGRYIIRFVVCSRLTKREDIDFSWNNVKYEADLICKPEIHNKPKIPALEHIETITISEKSK from the exons ATGGATTCCCAACAGTTTCGGGAGTTCGGGAAAGCCGCCATCGATTTGGTTGCAGACTACATTGACAATATTAGGGAAcg ggATGTCCTGCCTTCAATAGAGCCAGGATATTTGATAGATATCCTGCCTGAAAATGCGCCAGAGGAACCGGGAGACTGGAAAGACGTCATCAAAGATTTTAACCAAATTATTATGCCTGGG GTGACGCACTGGCACTCCCCCAGGTTCCACGCCTTCTACCCGACAGGCGCGTCGTATGCGAGCATGGTGGGGAACATTCTTTCAGATGGCCTCGGCGTCATTGGTTTCAGCTGG CTATCCAGTCCTGCTTGCACTGAGTTGGAGGTGGTTACAATGAACTGGCTTGGTAAAATGCTCGGCTTACCCGAAGAATTCTTGAACTGTTCGCCTGGACGAGGTGGTGGAATTATTCAG GGCTCTGCAAGTGAAGCGACCCTTGTTGGCTTACTGGTTGCTAAAGAAAAAACTGTGCAAAGGCTCTTGAAGCAGAATCCTAGCCTCGATGAAGGTAGCATCAAAGCAAAGCTTATCGCCTACACATCAGATCAGTGCAATTCCTCGGTGGAGAAATCTGGTCTACTCGGATCCATGACAATGAGACTACTAAAATCGGATGCTGACGGAAGACTACGCGGAGACACATTGAAAAAAGCCTTTGAAGAGGACTTAGCTCAAGGTTTAATACCATGCTACGTTGTCGCAAATCTTGGTACTACAGGAACATGCGCTTTTGACCCCCTCTACGAGCTCGGACCAATTTGTAACGAATATGATGTCTGGCTGCATGTAGACGCCGCTTACGCCGGAGCAGCGTTTATTTGCCCTGAATACAGACACTTGATGAAAGGAGTCGAACTTGCAGATTCTTTTGATTTCAATCCCCACAAATGGTTACTCGTGAACTTCGACTGTTCGGCTATGTGGGTCAAAGACGGTCTTGAGTTGATAAAAACATTCGACGTACAGAGGATTTACCTGGATGATATTAAAACAGACACCAAAGTCCCCGATTACCGTCACTGGCAGATACCTCTGGGACGCAGGTTCAGAGCATTGAAGCTGTGGacagttataaatatttatggagCAGAGGGTCTAAGAAAACACATTCGTAATCAAATAGACTTAGCGCAGCATTTCGCAAAATTAGTCCGTAGTGATGACCGGTTTGTGATTGAACCTGAACCATCTATGGGCTTAGTATGCTTTAGGCTGAAAGATggtgacaaaataacaaaatctttATTAGAAAACTTGACTAAAAAGAAGAAAGTCTTTATGGTAGCAGGTGCTTTCAGAGGTAGATACATAATTCGATTTGTAGTATGTTCTCGGCTTACGAAAAGAGAAGATATCGACTTCAGTTGGAACAATGTCAAGTATGAGGCTGATCTGATCTGCAAGCCAGAAATTCATAATAAACCTAAAATTCCTGCATTAGAGCATATCGAGACGATTACCATCTCAGAGAAATCGAAATAg